One window of the Pedobacter ginsengisoli genome contains the following:
- a CDS encoding efflux RND transporter permease subunit → MNQFIKSIINFSLKNKYFVFFATFILVLAGYLSFKHTTIEAFPDVTNTNITIITQWPGRSAEEVEKFVTRPLEIAMNPTEKRTSIRSSSLFGLSVVKITFEDDVDYQFARVQVNNHLDEADLPSGAKPEVQPPYGPTGEIFRYTLKSDKKSVRELKTLQDWVVQRELLSVPGIADVVSFGGEVKTYQITVDPQKSLQYGVTATELFEAVSKSNINVGGDVIEQSGQAYVVRGIGVLNNIDEIKNIIIDNFNGTPVYVKTIAEVTESALPRLGQVGRDHDPDVVEGIVVMRKGENPSEVIRNLKEKIKEVNETILPGDVKISPFYDRENLVNFATHTVMHNMLEGIIFVTLIVFLFMADWRTTLIVSVIIPLALLFAFICLKLKGMSANLLSMGAIDFGIIIDGAVVMVEGIFVALDYNSHKNGTEKFNRMSKLGIIKRACLENGKGIFFAKLIIITGLMPIFTFEKVEGKMFSPLAWTLSFALLGALLLTFTLVPAMASVLLRKNIKEKHNIFLEFLAKVVMRVYTACFKARKLVFGTAMVILVVGLFSFKFLGTEFLPTLDEGSIYVRASAPLSVSLNETKKLSNEMRKIFLSFEEVKQVISQTGRPNDGTDATGFYNMEFLVDIYPKAEWKRKQTKEELVERMQEKLKGYPGISLNFSQPISDNVEEAVSGVKGSIVVKMFGNDYSFIEKHEQDIYNILKTVDGIEDLGILRNLGQPELQINLDQSKMALYGVRTEDANSIIEMAIGGKAATQIYEGERKFDLRIRYPEDFRKDEASIGALRIPTISGAKVPLSEISTIRKITGPSIIYRDKHERYGAIKFSIRGRDMGSVIAEAQAKVKAQIKLPKEYKLEWAGDFENQQRATSRLSEAVPISLLLIFFILFVLFGNIKDSLLVLNNVPFAMIGGILALLATGVNFNISAGIGFIALFGICVQNGVILITRFKSNMIELKHRPEWTFADALKDGIASRMRPVIMTALMAAIGLMPAALSTGIGSEASKPLAIVVIGGLITNTLFNLFVYPIVVYWAYQKKVKHLHLSSAPQN, encoded by the coding sequence ATGAATCAATTCATTAAGTCGATCATAAATTTTTCCCTTAAAAATAAATACTTTGTATTTTTTGCCACCTTTATTTTAGTGTTGGCGGGATATTTGAGTTTCAAGCACACCACCATTGAAGCTTTTCCGGATGTAACAAATACCAATATAACCATAATTACACAGTGGCCTGGCCGCAGTGCCGAAGAGGTTGAAAAGTTTGTTACCCGCCCACTCGAAATAGCTATGAACCCAACCGAGAAAAGAACAAGTATCCGTTCTTCTTCTTTGTTTGGATTATCAGTAGTTAAAATCACATTCGAAGACGATGTAGATTATCAATTTGCAAGGGTGCAGGTCAATAACCACCTTGATGAGGCCGACCTGCCTTCGGGTGCAAAGCCGGAAGTACAGCCCCCATACGGACCCACCGGAGAGATTTTCCGTTACACACTTAAGAGCGATAAGAAATCTGTAAGAGAACTAAAAACTTTGCAGGACTGGGTGGTACAGCGTGAGTTGCTATCAGTACCGGGTATAGCCGATGTGGTAAGCTTTGGCGGAGAAGTAAAAACCTACCAGATCACAGTTGATCCACAAAAATCATTACAATACGGAGTAACTGCTACTGAACTTTTCGAAGCTGTTTCTAAAAGCAACATTAATGTGGGTGGCGATGTGATTGAGCAAAGTGGACAAGCTTATGTGGTACGCGGAATTGGCGTTTTAAATAATATTGATGAGATCAAAAACATCATTATTGACAACTTTAATGGTACGCCGGTATATGTTAAAACCATTGCCGAGGTAACGGAATCGGCTCTGCCGAGATTAGGCCAGGTGGGCAGAGACCACGACCCTGATGTGGTTGAAGGGATTGTTGTAATGCGTAAGGGCGAAAACCCAAGTGAGGTAATCCGCAACCTTAAGGAAAAAATTAAGGAGGTAAATGAAACCATTTTACCAGGTGATGTAAAAATAAGCCCTTTCTATGACCGCGAGAATCTGGTAAATTTTGCCACACATACAGTAATGCACAACATGCTGGAGGGGATAATTTTTGTTACCCTGATCGTGTTTTTATTCATGGCCGATTGGAGAACTACACTGATCGTTTCGGTTATTATACCTCTGGCACTATTATTCGCTTTTATTTGCTTAAAACTAAAGGGAATGTCGGCCAACCTGCTTTCTATGGGTGCCATAGATTTTGGGATCATTATTGACGGTGCGGTAGTAATGGTAGAAGGGATTTTTGTGGCTCTGGATTATAATTCCCATAAAAACGGAACAGAGAAATTTAACCGGATGAGCAAGCTGGGCATCATTAAAAGAGCTTGTCTGGAGAATGGAAAGGGTATTTTCTTTGCCAAACTAATTATCATTACCGGCTTAATGCCAATCTTTACTTTCGAAAAGGTTGAAGGCAAAATGTTTTCGCCACTGGCATGGACCTTAAGTTTTGCATTACTGGGTGCCTTATTGTTAACTTTTACCCTGGTACCTGCAATGGCCAGTGTATTGCTCAGAAAAAACATTAAAGAAAAGCACAACATATTTTTAGAGTTCCTTGCAAAAGTGGTAATGCGGGTTTACACGGCATGCTTTAAAGCCAGAAAACTCGTGTTTGGCACCGCTATGGTTATACTTGTTGTTGGCCTGTTCAGTTTTAAATTTTTAGGAACAGAGTTTTTACCCACCCTTGATGAGGGTTCCATATATGTAAGGGCAAGTGCCCCCCTAAGCGTTTCACTTAATGAAACCAAAAAGCTTTCGAACGAAATGCGCAAGATATTTTTAAGCTTTGAAGAAGTTAAGCAAGTAATATCGCAAACCGGCAGGCCAAATGATGGCACCGATGCAACGGGATTTTACAACATGGAATTTCTGGTTGATATTTACCCCAAAGCAGAATGGAAACGCAAGCAAACCAAAGAGGAACTTGTGGAGCGTATGCAGGAAAAACTTAAAGGTTATCCGGGCATTAGTTTAAACTTTTCTCAGCCAATTTCTGATAACGTAGAAGAAGCGGTTTCAGGTGTAAAAGGGTCTATTGTAGTTAAAATGTTTGGAAACGACTATTCTTTTATTGAAAAGCATGAACAGGACATATATAATATTTTAAAAACAGTTGATGGTATTGAAGACCTGGGAATTCTTAGAAATCTTGGACAACCGGAATTACAGATAAACCTTGATCAAAGTAAAATGGCGCTATATGGCGTTAGAACAGAGGATGCAAACTCCATAATAGAGATGGCAATTGGCGGTAAGGCTGCTACACAAATTTATGAGGGAGAGCGCAAGTTTGATCTTCGGATCAGGTATCCTGAAGATTTCAGAAAAGACGAAGCTTCAATTGGTGCCTTAAGGATTCCTACCATTTCGGGTGCCAAAGTTCCGTTAAGTGAAATTTCGACTATCCGTAAAATTACCGGGCCAAGTATCATTTATCGTGATAAACATGAACGCTATGGGGCCATTAAATTCTCTATAAGAGGACGCGATATGGGTAGTGTAATTGCTGAGGCACAGGCAAAAGTAAAGGCTCAGATTAAGCTCCCTAAAGAATACAAACTGGAGTGGGCAGGTGATTTTGAAAACCAGCAAAGGGCTACCAGTCGCCTATCAGAGGCTGTTCCAATCAGTTTGCTGCTCATATTTTTTATCCTGTTTGTACTGTTTGGGAACATTAAAGATTCACTTCTGGTATTAAACAATGTACCGTTTGCAATGATTGGAGGGATACTTGCGTTACTGGCCACAGGAGTTAACTTTAATATTTCTGCCGGTATAGGGTTTATTGCGCTGTTTGGCATATGCGTACAAAATGGGGTAATCCTTATAACCCGATTTAAAAGCAATATGATAGAATTAAAGCATAGACCCGAGTGGACATTTGCTGATGCATTGAAAGATGGTATTGCCAGCAGAATGCGCCCCGTAATTATGACCGCTTTAATGGCTGCCATTGGTCTGATGCCGGCCGCATTATCAACAGGAATAGGTTCAGAGGCTTCCAAACCTCTGGCTATTGTAGTTATTGGCGGGTTAATAACCAATACATTATTTAACCTTTTTGTATACCCAATAGTTGTCTACTGGGCATACCAGAAAAAGGTTAAACATTTACATCTATCATCTGCTCCACAGAATTAA
- a CDS encoding efflux RND transporter periplasmic adaptor subunit, with protein MQKIIKTISTLTALSAVIFLQSCSEQPKEAPKEEKFVITDSLLKRLEIDTVQGENNQADLNFSAKITANEENLSKIYPMVSGLVKNVPAKLGDRVSKGQLLATMTSAEMAGFDKEAISSSAELRNAQRSVKLTEDMFKSGLASERDLEQAKNDLLVKEAEDKRSRSILSLNGGNKNGTYAIKAPISGFIIDKNVTSNMQVRPDNNENLFTIADLSNVWALINIYESDISKIKEGDEVNLSILSYPDKPFKGKISKIYNMLDNDSKVMNARVVIDNPGYLLKPGMMATVQIATRNGATLPVVSTDCLIFDNNKYYVLVLDPIKKVRIQEIEIGRKFENKAYISKGLNAGDRVVASKQLFLYDSLRPQ; from the coding sequence ATGCAAAAAATCATTAAAACCATCAGTACACTCACCGCTCTTTCTGCTGTAATATTTCTGCAAAGCTGTTCAGAACAGCCCAAAGAAGCTCCAAAGGAAGAAAAATTTGTAATCACAGATTCCTTACTTAAAAGACTGGAAATAGATACTGTGCAAGGCGAAAATAATCAGGCAGACCTTAATTTTTCGGCAAAGATTACAGCTAACGAAGAGAATCTTTCAAAAATTTATCCTATGGTAAGCGGCCTGGTAAAAAACGTTCCGGCGAAGCTTGGAGATCGGGTAAGCAAAGGACAATTACTGGCCACCATGACCAGTGCAGAAATGGCAGGTTTTGATAAAGAAGCCATCAGCTCTTCAGCTGAATTAAGAAATGCACAACGTAGCGTAAAGCTTACGGAGGATATGTTTAAAAGTGGGCTAGCTTCTGAGAGAGATCTTGAACAGGCAAAAAACGACCTTCTGGTTAAAGAGGCCGAGGATAAAAGAAGCAGGTCTATTTTATCACTAAACGGAGGTAATAAAAATGGCACCTATGCCATAAAAGCACCAATATCTGGCTTTATAATAGATAAAAATGTAACCAGCAACATGCAGGTCAGGCCTGATAATAATGAGAACCTGTTTACAATAGCTGATCTTTCAAATGTATGGGCATTGATCAATATTTATGAGTCAGACATTTCCAAAATTAAAGAAGGCGATGAGGTAAACCTCTCTATTCTATCCTATCCTGATAAGCCATTTAAAGGCAAGATCAGTAAGATTTACAACATGCTGGATAATGACAGTAAAGTAATGAATGCACGGGTGGTAATAGATAATCCTGGCTATTTATTAAAGCCGGGAATGATGGCAACTGTACAAATTGCTACCAGGAATGGTGCAACCTTGCCGGTAGTAAGTACAGATTGCCTCATTTTTGACAACAATAAATACTACGTTCTGGTGCTTGATCCTATAAAAAAAGTACGCATACAGGAAATAGAAATAGGCAGAAAATTTGAAAACAAGGCTTATATCAGTAAAGGCCTTAATGCGGGAGATAGAGTTGTTGCCTCTAAACAACTTTTCCTGTACGACAGTTTGAGACCTCAGTAA
- a CDS encoding TolC family protein, whose amino-acid sequence MIPLRFNTFLGCTLLIFFTATASAQVTDSIKLSLQDAESLFVKSNYQLIAQQYQTDQAKADVITARLFDNPEISYENLLYNKETKRFLETSKATGQYQASLSQMIKLAGKRNKNIKLATTGVKLAEYEYFDLMRTLRYTLSSTFYKMYYDQQSAKVYQEQINSLELLLNANEQQLKMGNVAMKDVIRIKSLLYSLQGEYNSLLNDIEDLQTQIKLMTNIKPDANLVLVVSAAEEQNYQPDKKPYTSLLDTAMNNRADLQLAKTGIMFAQNNLRLQKANAIPDVELSLVYDLKGSYPDNYTGLGIKLPIPLFNRNQGEIKKAKIAIDASNSKLDQQEATLSNEVYNSYTSALRTEKLYRGFDSNFNADFDKLIVEVIKNFKNRNISLIEFLDFYDSYKASTLQMNTLKYERMNAKEEINFVTGSTIFK is encoded by the coding sequence ATGATACCTTTAAGATTCAATACCTTTTTAGGCTGCACACTGCTCATTTTCTTTACAGCAACAGCTTCAGCACAGGTAACAGATTCAATTAAACTAAGTCTGCAGGATGCCGAAAGTCTTTTTGTAAAGAGCAACTACCAGCTAATTGCCCAGCAATACCAAACAGATCAGGCAAAAGCCGATGTGATAACCGCCCGCTTATTCGACAATCCGGAAATCAGTTACGAAAATCTTTTGTACAACAAGGAAACCAAAAGATTTCTGGAAACCAGTAAGGCTACCGGTCAGTATCAAGCCTCTTTATCTCAAATGATTAAGCTTGCCGGCAAACGCAATAAAAATATTAAACTGGCTACCACCGGTGTTAAACTGGCCGAGTACGAATATTTTGATCTGATGCGCACCTTGCGGTACACGCTTAGCTCAACCTTCTATAAGATGTATTACGACCAGCAATCGGCCAAAGTATATCAGGAGCAGATTAATTCTCTGGAACTTTTATTAAATGCCAATGAACAGCAGTTAAAAATGGGAAATGTGGCTATGAAGGACGTCATAAGAATTAAGTCTCTGCTATATAGTTTGCAAGGAGAATACAACAGTCTGCTTAACGACATTGAAGATCTGCAAACTCAGATTAAACTGATGACAAATATTAAGCCTGATGCCAATCTTGTGCTTGTAGTTTCGGCAGCAGAGGAACAAAATTATCAACCTGATAAAAAGCCATATACCAGTTTACTGGATACTGCAATGAACAACCGTGCTGATCTTCAGCTCGCAAAAACAGGGATCATGTTTGCACAAAACAACCTGAGGTTGCAAAAGGCCAATGCCATTCCTGATGTGGAACTCTCTCTTGTTTATGACCTTAAGGGTTCCTATCCCGACAATTATACCGGCTTAGGCATAAAACTTCCAATTCCATTGTTTAACCGGAATCAGGGTGAAATAAAAAAGGCAAAAATTGCAATTGATGCAAGTAATTCTAAGCTCGATCAGCAGGAAGCAACTTTGTCCAATGAAGTATACAACAGTTATACATCGGCTTTAAGAACTGAAAAATTATACCGTGGCTTCGATAGTAATTTCAATGCTGATTTTGACAAATTGATTGTTGAAGTAATTAAAAATTTCAAAAACAGGAACATCAGCCTTATCGAATTTTTGGATTTCTACGACTCCTATAAAGCCAGCACACTTCAAATGAACACCTTAAAATACGAGCGCATGAACGCCAAGGAAGAAATCAATTTTGTTACCGGCTCAACTATTTTTAAATAA
- a CDS encoding sensor histidine kinase — MKIKDRLALYFTLISTLVLVCVLFTIYFTFIKFMQGDFFDRLTDRTMVTAKLYLEADEISSDSLSRVREQYLEKLNGEVIRIYNSKNDATFIGDDQQYWNIQTIERVRRYKKARFKDGNRQVVGIYYKDNQGDFVILASAIDQSTITRAEKLLKIMAVIFLVIFIGLLVSARWIAKKILLPLDLFIDQVKLIKSNNLHFRVKEGTNKDEIHLLAQNFNNLMEHLEQSFILQKTFVANASHELRTPITRMIIGTEITLSQNRSKEEYQKALSSVLEDSEKLENIISSLLKLAQADLEYGSSNLQKVRIDEMIWSLQQEWNKKTDKHQLLVEVKDLPMDEDLLTIACNPTLLQIAIDNLISNAFKFSDNRPVKCTLEVEDDGIHILITDTGVGIEPADVDNVFKPFYSSSAKAEHAGSGMGLYMAHKIITLYRGNITVKSKKDQGTTFHVHFPRF; from the coding sequence ATGAAAATAAAAGACCGGTTGGCTTTATACTTTACACTGATCAGCACTTTGGTATTGGTTTGTGTACTCTTTACCATATATTTTACCTTCATAAAGTTTATGCAGGGCGACTTTTTTGATCGACTTACAGACCGAACCATGGTTACTGCCAAACTTTATCTGGAAGCCGATGAAATATCAAGTGATTCATTAAGCCGTGTAAGGGAGCAATACCTCGAAAAGCTAAATGGAGAGGTGATCCGTATTTATAACAGCAAAAACGACGCAACTTTTATTGGTGATGATCAGCAATACTGGAACATTCAAACCATCGAAAGGGTAAGGCGATATAAAAAAGCCAGATTTAAGGATGGCAACAGACAAGTGGTAGGTATTTATTATAAAGACAACCAGGGTGATTTTGTAATCCTGGCCTCTGCCATCGATCAAAGTACTATTACCAGGGCTGAAAAATTGCTTAAAATAATGGCCGTTATTTTCCTTGTTATCTTTATTGGGTTGCTTGTTTCTGCACGATGGATTGCAAAAAAAATACTCCTGCCCCTGGATCTTTTTATAGATCAGGTTAAACTCATTAAGTCAAACAACCTGCATTTCAGGGTAAAAGAAGGTACAAATAAAGACGAAATCCATCTGCTGGCACAAAACTTCAACAACCTGATGGAGCATCTGGAGCAGTCATTTATATTGCAAAAAACATTTGTGGCTAATGCTTCACACGAACTCAGGACACCAATTACCCGAATGATCATAGGTACTGAAATTACACTTTCTCAGAATCGCAGTAAAGAAGAATACCAAAAAGCCCTATCCTCGGTATTGGAAGACTCCGAAAAGCTGGAAAACATTATCAGCAGTTTACTTAAGCTTGCCCAGGCTGATCTTGAATATGGTTCATCTAATCTCCAAAAGGTACGTATTGATGAAATGATATGGAGTTTGCAGCAGGAATGGAATAAGAAAACCGATAAACATCAGCTTCTGGTTGAGGTAAAAGACCTGCCTATGGACGAAGATCTGCTAACCATTGCCTGTAACCCTACCCTATTGCAAATTGCAATTGATAATCTTATTTCAAATGCATTTAAGTTTTCAGACAATCGGCCTGTTAAATGTACGCTTGAGGTTGAGGATGATGGCATTCATATTTTAATTACCGATACAGGTGTCGGAATAGAACCCGCAGATGTTGACAATGTATTTAAACCTTTTTACAGCTCATCAGCTAAAGCCGAACATGCTGGCAGCGGAATGGGCTTATACATGGCACATAAAATCATTACACTTTACCGCGGAAACATCACTGTAAAGTCAAAAAAGGATCAGGGCACCACTTTCCATGTGCACTTCCCGCGATTTTAA
- a CDS encoding response regulator transcription factor: MFKIGLAEDDVKIAALIKSGLEEHQYHVTPIHDGSLALTEFKDHEYDLVILDIMMPGLNGIEVCRQLRAKNKDLPILMLTALGSIEDKVTGLSSGADDYLLKPFHFRELLARLEALLRRNNKKFTPHNILNFADITMDTYSKSVERAGVTIELTAKEYILLELFLKNPNRLLSRQYIAENAWDISFDTGTNVIDVYINFLRKKIEKGFDKRLIHTKIGMGYILKES, from the coding sequence ATGTTCAAAATTGGATTAGCAGAAGATGATGTAAAAATAGCCGCTTTAATAAAAAGCGGACTAGAGGAACATCAATACCATGTTACCCCTATACATGATGGCAGCCTCGCTTTAACAGAGTTTAAAGATCACGAATATGACCTGGTGATACTGGACATTATGATGCCCGGTTTAAACGGCATCGAGGTATGCCGCCAACTGAGAGCAAAAAACAAAGACCTTCCCATCCTTATGCTAACCGCGCTAGGCTCTATTGAGGATAAAGTAACCGGCCTAAGTTCCGGGGCCGACGATTATTTACTTAAACCATTCCATTTCAGAGAATTACTTGCGCGCTTAGAGGCGCTTTTAAGAAGAAACAATAAAAAATTCACCCCGCATAATATCCTTAATTTTGCAGATATCACTATGGACACCTATAGCAAATCTGTTGAAAGAGCGGGCGTAACAATTGAACTTACTGCTAAAGAATATATACTGCTAGAGTTATTTTTAAAGAACCCAAACAGATTACTATCCAGACAATACATTGCAGAAAATGCCTGGGATATTAGCTTCGATACTGGCACAAACGTAATTGATGTTTATATCAATTTCCTCAGAAAGAAAATTGAAAAGGGCTTTGATAAACGATTGATACATACAAAAATTGGGATGGGCTATATCCTGAAAGAGTCATGA
- a CDS encoding ORF6N domain-containing protein, translated as MTDKLVGIPDEIVLNKIYMIRNQKVMFDFDLAALYSVETRALKQAVKRNIVRFPDDFMFQLSKEEWLEVITICDNLPQNAKYSPSSPFAFTEYGVVMLSSVLSSERAIKVNIEIIRIFTKIRKILLDNKDALIKVEQFEKQMIKQDQKIELLFTYLNKFIDKEDTPREQIGFKVSHGAKH; from the coding sequence ATGACTGATAAACTTGTAGGAATTCCTGATGAAATTGTTTTAAATAAAATTTATATGATAAGAAATCAGAAGGTGATGTTTGATTTTGATCTTGCTGCTCTATATAGTGTCGAAACTAGAGCTTTGAAACAAGCAGTAAAAAGAAACATTGTCAGATTTCCGGATGATTTTATGTTTCAGCTTAGTAAAGAAGAATGGTTAGAGGTTATCACAATTTGTGATAACCTCCCACAGAATGCAAAGTATAGTCCATCTAGCCCATTCGCATTTACAGAGTACGGGGTAGTAATGTTATCAAGTGTTTTAAGCAGTGAACGTGCTATCAAAGTTAATATCGAGATCATAAGAATATTTACAAAAATCAGGAAAATCCTGTTAGATAATAAAGATGCTTTGATTAAAGTAGAACAATTTGAAAAACAGATGATTAAACAAGACCAGAAAATAGAGTTGTTATTTACATACCTTAATAAATTTATAGATAAGGAAGATACTCCGAGGGAACAGATAGGATTTAAAGTATCACATGGTGCCAAACATTAA
- a CDS encoding KTSC domain-containing protein, whose protein sequence is MKKIVDYRKLLGVQKDTELKELKTIYRGLMKDWHPDKFQDSEEAKLEAETKSKEIIEAYHFLVSIAPETLALSLDEYTQTTATCGIADYNWAGLVLTVHFLDGSAYEYFGVPKAVYVKLVNADSPGRFARRHIFGSFPYRNIVKLETA, encoded by the coding sequence ATGAAAAAGATCGTTGATTACAGGAAGTTATTGGGTGTACAGAAGGATACCGAATTAAAAGAACTAAAAACCATTTACAGGGGCTTAATGAAAGATTGGCATCCTGATAAGTTTCAGGATAGTGAAGAGGCGAAGTTAGAAGCAGAAACGAAAAGTAAAGAAATAATTGAGGCTTATCATTTTCTGGTTAGTATTGCCCCTGAAACATTAGCACTTTCACTTGACGAGTATACTCAAACTACTGCTACTTGCGGTATTGCTGATTATAACTGGGCAGGTTTAGTACTAACTGTTCATTTCCTTGATGGCAGTGCTTATGAATATTTTGGCGTACCTAAGGCGGTTTATGTGAAGTTAGTAAATGCTGATTCGCCTGGTAGGTTTGCACGCAGACATATTTTTGGATCTTTTCCTTACAGAAACATAGTAAAACTGGAAACAGCTTAA
- a CDS encoding DUF3267 domain-containing protein, producing MEQFNISGYKMEEMTIDAAKAQITSIVYFIPFVILFCPLYYFLWGDGTLDLFKNLFPKEMNGLLTSAIMILVILIGIVLHELIHGITWCLFAKERFKSIKFGVIWKAVTPYCHCKEPLKIKHYILGAIMPAILLGIIPVILALITGNIQLFAFGMFFTMAAGGDFMMINMIRKLDMETLVQDHPSKIGCIVYKTI from the coding sequence ATGGAACAATTCAATATATCCGGCTATAAAATGGAAGAAATGACTATTGATGCCGCAAAAGCGCAGATTACTTCAATTGTCTATTTTATCCCTTTTGTTATTTTATTTTGCCCACTTTACTATTTTTTGTGGGGTGACGGAACACTTGACCTATTCAAAAATTTATTTCCAAAGGAGATGAATGGTTTGCTGACAAGCGCAATCATGATTTTGGTAATACTTATAGGAATTGTGCTCCATGAATTAATTCATGGAATAACATGGTGCCTGTTTGCAAAGGAAAGATTTAAGTCGATTAAGTTCGGTGTAATCTGGAAAGCGGTTACGCCATATTGCCACTGTAAAGAGCCTTTAAAAATAAAACACTATATATTGGGTGCTATTATGCCTGCTATACTGTTAGGAATAATCCCTGTAATTTTAGCTTTAATTACCGGAAATATTCAGCTTTTTGCATTTGGTATGTTCTTTACCATGGCTGCCGGAGGCGATTTTATGATGATAAATATGATTAGAAAGTTGGATATGGAAACATTAGTACAAGATCATCCTTCTAAAATCGGATGTATTGTTTATAAAACCATATAG
- a CDS encoding DUF1080 domain-containing protein: protein MKRKLIVLAASAFLFTTAMAQTPNTLSKEEKKAGWKLLFDGKTTKGWHTYLKKEAGAKWEVKDGAIVFNPTLSTGGGDLVTDGIYENYELNLEWKISKGGNSGIIFDIQEDPKYGATYLTGPEMQVLDNIDASDNKKENHLAGCLYDMSGDATVSKPVPVGEWNKVKLIQNKGHLTFWLNGIKTFEGQIGSDQWNQMVANSKFKNKEFSDFAKVAKGKIALQEHPGSSQWRNIKIRTL from the coding sequence ATGAAAAGAAAATTAATCGTTTTAGCAGCCTCTGCATTCTTATTTACCACTGCAATGGCTCAAACACCTAATACGCTCTCAAAAGAAGAAAAAAAGGCTGGCTGGAAATTGTTATTTGACGGAAAAACGACAAAAGGATGGCACACCTATCTTAAAAAAGAAGCAGGTGCAAAGTGGGAGGTTAAAGATGGAGCAATAGTTTTTAACCCTACCTTGTCGACAGGTGGAGGCGATCTTGTTACTGATGGCATTTATGAGAATTATGAACTTAACCTAGAGTGGAAAATATCTAAAGGTGGTAACAGTGGAATCATCTTCGATATTCAGGAAGATCCAAAATACGGAGCTACTTACCTTACCGGCCCTGAAATGCAGGTATTAGATAATATTGATGCTAGCGATAACAAAAAAGAAAATCACCTTGCAGGATGTTTGTACGACATGTCTGGCGATGCAACTGTATCTAAACCAGTACCAGTTGGCGAATGGAATAAAGTTAAACTAATCCAAAACAAAGGACATCTTACTTTCTGGTTAAATGGCATCAAAACATTTGAAGGTCAAATAGGTAGCGACCAATGGAACCAAATGGTAGCCAACAGTAAATTCAAGAACAAAGAGTTCTCGGACTTTGCTAAGGTTGCAAAAGGCAAAATCGCTTTACAGGAACACCCGGGATCTAGCCAGTGGAGAAACATCAAAATCCGCACTTTATAA
- the rpiA gene encoding ribose 5-phosphate isomerase A, with translation MIDYKIEAAKAALPFIKTGQIVGLGAGTTVSHLVDMVRQNENLATGVVFTSSSFKTTAYLQQSGLKVQSPSLLKKIDIYFDGCDQFDEGLNALKSGGGIHTTEKILASMAADFILIGDEGKFVSKLDATYPLVLEILPEALQMVLGRLSFEFPGAAIKLRISTQKDGAVISDNGNLLADVHFAELPELEKLNVQIKMIPGVVEHSLFYRIATKAIIAGKSGVKVITLNS, from the coding sequence ATGATCGATTATAAGATAGAAGCGGCAAAGGCAGCCCTGCCGTTTATTAAAACTGGCCAAATTGTAGGTTTGGGCGCAGGTACAACGGTATCTCATTTGGTGGATATGGTGAGGCAGAATGAGAATTTGGCTACAGGTGTTGTTTTTACTTCGTCGTCATTTAAAACCACTGCTTATTTGCAGCAAAGTGGGTTAAAGGTGCAATCGCCCTCATTACTTAAAAAAATAGATATTTATTTTGATGGCTGTGATCAGTTTGATGAAGGACTAAATGCTTTAAAAAGCGGAGGTGGTATTCATACTACTGAAAAGATACTGGCATCGATGGCTGCGGACTTTATATTGATAGGAGATGAGGGGAAATTTGTGTCGAAGCTGGATGCTACTTACCCACTGGTATTAGAGATATTGCCTGAGGCTTTGCAGATGGTATTAGGCAGATTGTCGTTTGAGTTTCCGGGAGCAGCCATAAAGCTGCGTATAAGTACCCAAAAAGACGGGGCTGTTATTTCAGATAATGGAAATTTGCTTGCCGATGTTCACTTTGCTGAATTGCCGGAATTAGAAAAGCTCAACGTTCAGATTAAAATGATACCTGGCGTTGTAGAGCATTCTCTGTTTTATAGAATTGCTACAAAAGCAATAATAGCAGGAAAAAGTGGAGTTAAAGTAATTACATTAAATTCATAA